Proteins from a genomic interval of Oncorhynchus clarkii lewisi isolate Uvic-CL-2024 chromosome 13, UVic_Ocla_1.0, whole genome shotgun sequence:
- the LOC139365015 gene encoding myosin regulatory light chain 2, skeletal muscle, with protein sequence MAPKKAKRRGAAAEGGSSNVFSMFEQSQIQEYKEAFTIIDQNRDGIISKDDLRDVLASMGQLNVKNEELEAMVKEASGPINFTVFLTMFGEKLKGADPEDVIVSAFKVLDPDATGFIKKDFLQELLTTQCDRFSAEEMKNLWAAFPPDVAGNVDYKQICYVITHGEEKEE encoded by the exons GCACCCAAGAAGGCCAAGAGGAGGGGAGCAGCAGCAGAGGGCGGTTCCTCCAACGTGTTCTCCATGTTTGAGCAGAGCCAGATCCAGGAGTACAAGGAG GCTTTCACAATCATTGACCAGAACAGAGACGGTATCATCAGCAAGGATGACTTGAGGGACGTGCTGGCCTCAATGG GCCAGTTGAATGTGAAGAATGAGGAGCTGGAAGCCATGGTCAAGGAGGCCAGCGGCCCCATCAACTTCACCGTCTTCCTCACCATGTTCGGAGAGAAGCTCAAGG GTGCTGATCCCGAGGATGTCATCGTTAGTGCTTTCAAGGTCTTGGACCCCGATGCTACCGGTTTCATCAAGAAGGACTT ccttcagGAGCTCCTGACCACTCAGTGCGACAGGTTCTCTGCAGAGGAG atGAAGAACCTGTGGGCTGCCTTCCCCCCAGATGTGGCCGGCAATGTAGACTACAAGCAAATCTGCTACGTCATCACACacggagaggagaaggaggagtaa